A window of Scomber scombrus chromosome 23, fScoSco1.1, whole genome shotgun sequence contains these coding sequences:
- the LOC134006166 gene encoding complement factor I-like, with protein sequence MRSARVSFLLVLLLVTLSETWNPSDYEKPSALEQTQQKPVVPKLPKAPTKPPTDVVTSPAPTTLTVPTTPTVPTTPAVPTTPVAPEEDEFLGPDKCLKKKLTRASCDLVFCPPWERCIKGHCSCKPPYLCPSENINPVCGRDARTYRSYCQVMAVSCRTLKPIMSHFGEECGDRFRSSIDTNTGVVKVFLPDAKGGTGHEVFVCQKLWDMAAANVVCKEHGNPFGAMSVDYVPYSSLEEDQPFPDSCVAIHCQGFETSLAECVIHNRVNIRDSSWKRVSVANVTCYDESQASKAEACGFTCANGKCVLRDQTCDGVDDCGDRSDEMCCKKCRDKALRCKTGVCVHEEAIDDGQMDCLDGEDESEKHRTRGKRYKHTVTHGHLTNSDYTSPKQEIKASRIHLESQLYCGRPNETTVDDEIVEERGRSSRVKRVVGGVPAKPTQIQWQIALEENKKIDCGGAYIGGCWVITAAHCVRPNPSAFKVKFSLWRKARAQGTTDIVPVADIHIHPKYNASTYQNDIALLELEKLPFQKTCLVDNPAVSAVCVPWTTQLFQPNHTCSISGWGRTREGKGAQVLLWANVSLIDDCQRYYGHRFKPGMMCAGDLAGSVDSCQGDSGGPLVCEDDLGVSYLWGIVSWGERCGQPGFPGVYTQVAHYFEWIRLHTGWPAVTRFNS encoded by the exons ATGAGATCAGCCAGAGTTTCTTTTCTGTTGGTGCTTCTTCTTGTCACTCTTTCTGAAACG TGGAATCCAAGTGATTATGAGAAGCCATCAGCCCTAGAGCAGACCCAACAGAAACCAGTGGTACCAAAATTGCCAAAGGCCCCAACTAAACCCCCCACTGATGTGGTCACCAGCCCAGCCCCTACAACCCTTACGGTCCCTACAACCCCTACAGTCCCTACGACCCCTGCAGTCCCTACAACCCCTGTAGCACCTGAGGAAGATGAATTTCTGGGTCCAGATAAGTGTCTGAAAAAGAA GTTAACTCGTGCATCGTGTGACCTGGTGTTTTGTCCTCCATGGGAACGTTGTATAAAAGGACACTGCTCCTGCAAACCACCTTATCTGTGCCCCTCTGAGAATATCAATCCAGTCTGTGGAAGAGACGCTAGGACCTACCGCTCATACTGTCAG GTGATGGCTGTCTCATGTAGGACCCTGAAACCCATCATGTCCCATTTTGGGGAAGAATGTG gtGATCGTTTCAGAAGTTcaatagacacaaacacaggagtGGTCAAGGTTTTCCTTCCTGATGCGAAGGGTGGAACCGGGCATGAGGTATTTGTGTGTCAGAAGCTGTGGGACATGGCAGCTGCTAATGTGGTCTGCAAGGAGCACGGGAACCCATT TGGTGCAATGTCTGTGGATTACGTGCCATACTCCTCCCTGGAGGAGGATCAGCCCTTCCCAGACAGCTGTGTTGCCATCCACTGCCAAGGTTTTGAGACTTCCCTGGCTGAGTGTGTGATCCACAACAGAGTCAACATTAGGGACAGCTCTTGGAAACGCGTGAGCGTTGCTAATGTAACGTGTTATGACGAATCACAAGCATCAAAAG cagaGGCATGTGGCTTCACGTGTGCCAATGGCAAGTGTGTGCTTAGGGACCAGACGTGTGATGGAGTCGATGACTGTGGTGACCGCAGTGATGAGATGTGCTGCAAAA AATGTAGGGACAAGGCTCTCCGCTGCAAAACaggagtgtgtgtacatgaagAAGCAATCgatgatggacagatggactgTCTGGATGGCGAGGATGAATCAGAGAAACACAGAACTAGAGGCAAGAGATACAAACACACTGTCACTCATGGACACTTAACCAA ttcagatTACACCTCTCCCAAACAAG aaataAAAGCCAGCAGAATTCACCTGGAGTCCCAGTTGTACTGTGGGAGGCCCAACGAGACCACTGTTGACGACGAGATAGTGGAGGAGCGAGGAAGGTCTTCCCGAGTCAAGAGAGTGGTGGGAGGGGTCCCAGCCAAACCG ACTCAGATCCAGTGGCAGATTGCTctggaggaaaacaaaaaaattgacTGTGGAGGAGCTTATATCGGAGGATGCTGGGTCATCACCGCCGCTCACTGTGTCAG GCCCAACCCCTCCGCATTCAAGGTGAAGTTTTCTCTGTGGAGGAAGGCCAGAGCTCAAGGCACCACTGACATTGTTCCTGTTGCAGACATTCACATCCACCCAAA GTACAACGCCTCCACCTATCAGAACGACATCGCTCTGCTGGAGCTGGAGAAGCTTCCCTTCCAGAAAACGTGTTTGGTGGACAATCCGGCCGTCAGCGCTGTCTGCGTCCCCTGGACCACGCAACTCTTTCAACCCAACCACACCTGCAGCATCTCTGGATGGGGCCGAACTAGAG AGGGAAAAGGAGCTCAGGTGTTGCTCTGGGCCAACGTGTCCCTCATCGATGACTGTCAGAGGTACTACGGACATCGCTTCAAACCGGGCATGATGTGTGCAg gtgatcTCGCCGGCAGTGTGGACTCCTGTCAGGGGGACAGTGGAGGTCCTCTGGTGTGTGAGGATGATCTTGGTGTTTCATACCTGTGGGGAATCGTCAGCTGGGGAGAAAGGTGTGGACAGCCTGGATTCCCTGGAGTTTATACACAG GTTGCTCATTACTTTGAGTGGATCAGACTTCATACTGGTTGGCCTGCAGTCACCAGGTTCAACAGCTGA
- the LOC134006167 gene encoding complement factor I-like, which translates to MTSAGASLLLLFLSASVFAHGTTVYKTDEFLGPAECLENKFDRDSCDLVFCRPWQSCVNGRCACRPPYKCPTEGLAQVCSHSNKLVRSYCQAMAVSCQTKKPFMSHFGESCTADEPKFSSSLDEFTGLVRLFVPGTGSTGGGGEDLLVCQDQWDTAAANVACKESGHTLGAEAADTLSYVSLTSVPSERPLPDRCVSVRCQGYESSLSECVIHNKTSINDGNVAAATCAQPATDEECDFRCVSGKCLSLSQTCDGVDDCGDRSDEMCCKMQGWAFRCSSGVCLPKDAVGDGQIDCLDGEDESRKHTELQTPNSHLTYTEFISPRNEIRVTRAHMESKVKCGVPKAGSDDDEEEEWGSISRRVKRVVGGQRTKPTQIQWQAAIMINRRLECGGAYIGGCWVVTAAHCLGPNPLLSKPTPGPDDRIPRKPNQVTVKFSLWQIARALPTTDVVPVADLHIHPLYNPYTRENDIALVQLEKLPFEEGCLLNNPAVTPVCVPWTSRLFNPNHTCTISGWGQTAGGRRAHYLEWANVSLIEDCQRFHNDDLKPGMICAGALDGSVDACQGDNGGPLVCEDELGVSYLWGIVSWGSCGRPQSPGVYTQVAHYFEWIRRHTGWPTVTRFNF; encoded by the exons ATGACTTCAGCTGgagcttctcttcttctgctgtttctCTCCGCGTCG GTCTTTGCACACGGCACCACTGTCTATAAAACAGATGAGTTTCTGGGTCCGGCCGAGTGTCTGGAAAACAA gtTTGATCGGGACTCATGTGACCTGGTGTTTTGCCGTCCGTGGCAGTCCTGCGTTAACGGACGTTGTGCCTGTAGACCGCCTTACAAATGTCCCACAGAGGGTTTGGCCCAAGTCTGTAGTCATAGCAACAAGCTGGTTCGCTCCTACTGCCAG gcGATGGCCGTTTCCTGCCAGACCAAAAAACCTTTCATGTCCCACTTTGGAGAAAGCTGCACTG cGGATGAACCGAAGTTCAGCAGCTCATTAGATGAGTTCACAGGATTGGTCCGACTCTTTGTTCCTGGTACTGGGAGCactgggggaggaggggaggactTACTGGTGTGTCAGGATCAGTGGGACACGGCTGCTGCTAACGTGGCCTGCAAGGAGAGCGGACACACACT aggtgcCGAAGCAGCTGACACCTTGTCCTACGTTTCCCTGACGAGCGTCCCCAGCGAGAGACCGTTGCCGGACAGGTGCGTGAGCGTCCGTTGCCAAGGTTACGAGAGCTCCCTGTCAGAGTGCGTCATCCACAACAAGACCAGCATCAACGACGGAAACGTCGCTGCGGCAACCTGTGCACAACCGGCAACAG aTGAGGAGTGTGACTTCAGGTGTGTGAGCGGGAAGTGTTTGTCTCTGAGTCAGACGTGTGACGGAGTTGATGACTGTGGCGACCGCAGTGACGAGATGTGCTGCAAGA tgcaGGGCTGGGCTTTCCGCTGCAGCTCAGGTGTGTGTTTACCTAAAGACGCAGTCGGCGACGGACAGATCGACTGTCTGGACGGTGAGGACGAATCAAGGAAACACACAG AGTTGCAGACGCCGAACTCTCATCTCACATACACAG AGTTCATCTCTCCTAGAAATG aaaTTAGGGTCACGCGAGCACACATGGAGTCCAAGGTGAAGTGTGGTGTTCCTAAAGCaggcagtgatgatgatgaggaggaggagtggggaTCAATATCTAGACGTGTGAAGAGAGTGGTGGGAGGGCAGCGAACAAAACCG ACTCAGATCCAATGGCAGGCTGCTATTATGATTAACAGAAGGCTCGAGTGTGGAGGAGCTTACATCGGAGGCTGCTGGGTAGTCACTGCTGCTCACTGCCTCGG gCCCAACCCTTTGCTCTCTAAACCAACTCCTGGTCCAGATGACCGAATCCCTCGAAA GCCTAATCAGGTGACGGTGAAGTTTTCTCTTTGGCAAATTGCAAGAGCTCTGCCCACAACAGACGTCGTTCCTGTTGCAGATCTCCACATCCACCCTCT GTACAATCCCTACACCCGTGAGAATGACATTGCTTTGGTGCAACTGGAGAAACTTCCTTTCGAAGAGGGGTGTCTCTTGAACAACCCAGCAGTCACCCCGGTCTGCGTTCCCTGGACCTCCAGGCTCTTTAATCCCAACCACACCTGCACCATCTCTGGATGGGGACAAACTGCAG GTGGCAGAAGGGCTCATTACTTAGAGTGGGCCAATGTTTCCCTCATTGAAGACTGTCAGAGATTCCACAATGACGACTTAAAACCTGGCATGATCTGCGCAG gtgctCTGGACGGCAGTGTTGACGCCTGTCAGGGGGATAACGGAGGTCCTCTGGTGTGTGAAGATGAACTTGGTGTTTCTTACTTGTGGGGAATCGTCAGCTGGGGGAGTTGTGGCCGGCCGCAATCACCTGGAGTTTATACACAG GTTGCTCATTACTTTGAGTGGATCAGACGTCATACCGGCTGGCCGACTGTGACCAGGTTCAACTTCTGA